The Thermodesulfobacteriota bacterium genome contains the following window.
ACCGGGTGTGTTAGGGCCTATGATGAATGCGTCTTTCTCTTTGGCAAATTTTTTAAGAATGAGCATATCATGGACGGGAACGCCTTCTGTTATGCAAACGACTGTCTTTATACCCGCATCTATGGCTTCAAAGATTGCATCCTTAACATAGGCTTGTGAAACGAAAATACAAGAAAAGGTTGCCCCTTCACTCTTTACAGCTTCGTAGACAGAACCAAAGACTGGAATCCCCAAAAAGTAATGCCCTTTTTTCTTAGGTGAAACACCAGCAACTACTTTTGTACCATATTGGATCATCCTTTCCGTATGAAATGCCCCTTCTTTTCCAGTAATGCCTTGAACGACAACCCTTGTGTTTTCGTCTAAGAGGATGCTCATTTTAGATATCTAGGCTTTTTAACCTTTCTAAAGCTTCTTTTAGGTCATTGACAATTATTAGGGGAATCTTTAAATCCTTCAAAATCTTCATTCCATCTTCCACATTTGTACCTTCAAGCCTCATTATCACAGGCTTCTCAATTATCTCAGAAGCATCCCTAAACCCCATTGCAAAGGTGTCACACCTTAGGATTCCACCGAAAATGTTTATGAAAATGACTTTGACGTCCGGGTCGGAATGCACTATTCTTAGACCTTCACGAATCATCTCCCTCGTTGCTCCACCCCCAACATCCAAAAAGTTGGCCGGTTCTTTCCCTGAGAGGCGTACAAGATCCATAGTTGCCATGGCTAGGCCGGCTCCATTCGCAACACATCCCACATTCCCTTTAAGTTTCACATAGTTAAGACCGAATCTTCTAGCCTCAACCTCCTTTGAGTCTTCTTGGGTTGGGTCGAACAATTCTGACAAATCGGGATGTCGAAATAGGGCGTTATCATCCAAAATAACTTTAGCATCTAGTGCCACAAATTTTCCGGTATCATTGATGGCAAGAGGATTTATCTCACAGAGAGTGCACTCTTTCTCAACGAATATTTTATACATGTTTTGACAAAGCTCAGTAAAAGGCTCGAGCAAAGACGGATCAAGCTCTAAAAAGAAGAAAAGTTTTCTCGCCTGGTACGGCATAAGTCCGTATCTCACATCGATTACTTCGCTTGCTATGAGGTCCGGGTCCTTTTTTACCATCTCTTCTACCTCTATCCCTCCTCTTTTGCCCGCAATAAGCCTTGGGCTCTCCTTTTCTCGGTCTAGAACGATTGCAATGTAAAGTTCCCTCGTGATATTTTCGAATCTTTCAAAAAGAAGTTTAGAGACGATTTTTCCTTCTTTTTCCGATTGCTCGGTCACAAGTCTTTTTCCAAAGAGTTCATCGAATGCGGTTTTGAGCTCTTCCATGGTATTTGCGATCCTTATGCCACCTCCCTTTCCTCTTCCACCTACATGTATCTGCGCTTTGACCACAATGGGAAAACCCAAAACGGAGGCTGCAAGTTCTAAATCATTGCTTTTTTCGACTACGAACCCTTGGGGACAGAAAATAGAATAAGCTTCAAAGATCTTTTTTGCCTGGTATTCATGTATCCTCATCGATTCTCTCACTTACAATGAGAGGCTTTAGTGCCTTCTTTGCTTTTCTTCCCTCCCTCACTCCAATCTGGAAGGCCTCTAAGTTCAACTTTTCAGTTCCCTTTGGAACTCGTCGTGATAATGCTTCTTTTAAAGAGCTCGGTTTTACAAACTCCGTAAGGACAGAAAAAGCGCCAAGAGCGACTATGTTTGCCACAAAGTCTTTTTTGAGCTTTTCTTTCGCTAACTGAGTAAATGGGATCCTGTATGCTTTTTGAACTGCCACCTGTTTGACAAAAGTGGAATCAACTATTAGGATACCCTCTGGCTTCAAGTCCATGTAGTAGTCATCGCAGGACTTTTGGCTCATCGCAAGGAGACAGTCCAGTCTCTGGGCTTTTGGATAGTCTATCTCTTCGTCGCTTATCACAATCTCCGATTTACTCGAACCCCCTCGCGCCTCGGGCCCGTAACTTTGAGTCTGGGCCACGTTTAGTCCTTCGAGAATTGCAGCCTCCGCAATTATGATACCTAGAAGTACTATTCCTTGGCCTCCCGACCCACTGATCCTTATGTCGTACCTCATAGTGGAACTTGCGCCAACTCTTTTGCCTTCTTTCTTATCTTTTCGTATTCTTCTTCAAAGACCGGAAAGTCCCTGTCCACAAGAACACCTATTAAAAACTTGCCCTCCAAATCCTCTTCTTTCATTTCCCTTGCCCTATCGACTTGCACTGCATGCTCTTTTTGCCAAAGGAGCATATCCACAGCAGATCCGATCTTGTTTATCTTTCCGTAATGAGTATGGCAGTGAGAAATCACTTCTACAACTGAAAACCCTTTTTTTAGAAAGGCCAGTTTTAAAACTTCGTCCAAAAGCCTTACGTGGTAAACTGTTGACCTTGCAACGAAGGCGGCCCCACTTACAACTGCAAGCTCAGCCACCTGAAACGGTCTCTCAATATGGAAGAACTGTGAGGTCGTTGTTCTTGCACCATAAGGAGTCGTTGGAGAATGCTGTCCACCTGTCATTCCGTAAATGCTATTATTCACCACTATAGCTTTTAGATCAACGTTTCTTCGCGCAGCGTGGATGAAATGGTTTCCACCTATAGCCATCGCATCCCCATCGCCCATGATCACAATAACTTTAAGGCTAGGTTTGGCAAGCTTTATACCTGTCGCAAACGCGAGTGCTCTTCCATGGGTCGTGTGAAGGGTGTTAAAGTCGACGTAGACTGGCAATCTTCCCGTACAACCTATTCCAGAGACAAGAACTATCTCATCCTTTTTAAACTTACATTCATGAATTGCCCTTATGAGTGATCCAAGAAATATCCCTATCCCGCATCCCGGACACCAAACATGGGGAAACTTTTTGTCGTGCCTTAAATACTGGTGGATGAGCTTTGTTACTCCTTCCATCAGTATATCTCCTTTATTTTTAAGAGAATCTCATCCGGGGTGATTGGGGTTCCATCCACTTTGTTTATTGTAAAGATCTTCGATGTCCCCCTGTTTACCCTTTTTACCTCTCTAGATATCTGACCCATGTTCATCTCCGGAACAAGAACGATCTTTGATCTACTGAGCACCTTTTCAACCTCCGTTCTCATAAAAGGCCACAAGGTGTTGAGTTTTAAAAGACCAACCTTCATCCCCCTTTCTCTTGCTTCAACACAGGCTCTCTTGGCAGATCTTGCAACGCATCCGTAAGCTACTATTGTAAGGTCCGCATCTTCGGTTAAGAAACTCTCCCCGATCTGCACATCATTAAAGTTCTGGCTTATCTTTCTAAAAAGCCTCCTTATGAACGGATCGACCTCTTCTGGCCGATTCGTCGGGAAACCTCTTACATCGTGGGTGAGCCCAGTTACGTGGTAGCGATAACCTTCTCCGAAGTTTGCCATAGGAGGTACCCCGCTTGGGGTATCCTCATATGGAATGTACCACTCAGGAGGGACAGAAGGCTTAACACGGTTTACGATTTCTATTTTTTCATCATCCAGGCAAATATTCTCCCTCATGTGAGCCACAACTTCGTCAACAAGCAAAATAACAGGGATTCTATACCGCTCAGAAAAATTAAACGCGGTGATGGTGAGTCTATAGCATTCTTTAACAGTAGATGGGCAGAGTACTATAATTGGATGGTCGCCATGGGTGCCCCACCTTGCCTGCATGACATCGCCCTGAGCTGGAGATGTAGGAAGCCCGGTGCTCGGTCCTGCCCTCATGCAATTGACGATCACACATGGAATTTCCGCCATTATTGCAAACCCAATATTTTCCTGCATAAGGGAAAACCCGGGACCGCTTGTTGCAGTCATCGCTTTGACTCCGCAAAGGGAGGCACCTATAACTGCCGCAATACTTGCAATCTCGTCCTCCATTTGAATAAACGTGCCGCCAACCTGCGGAAGCCTAACGGAGAGAACCTCGGCTATTTCAGTGGCAGGAGTTATAGGGTAACCGGCAAAGAATCTGCAACCGGCCCTTATTGCCCCTTCCGCTATAGCCTCATTTCCCTGTAAGAGAATTTCGTTGCGTCTGTTCTTTTTTTTCAAAATCTTCTTGTCCTTCAAGAACGGTTATTGCAAAGTCAGGACACCTAAGTTCACACCACCTACATCTTATGCATTCGTCGGGCTTTTCAACGAAAGGATATCCTAGTTCATCTTTTGCGAGAACCCCTTTGGGACAAAAAGCTACACAGATACCACAGCATTTACACCAGGCCCTATATATGTCGATTTTTGTCACGATTTTGACCTTTTAGAATCGACGATCAAGGTTACAGGACCCTCGTTTACAAGGTAGACATCCATGTGGGCTCTAAAAACTCCTGTCTCTACCTTTTTAACCCTCCTTTTTACCCTCTCTACGAAATCGTTAAACAGTTCTTCCGCCTTTTCTTTATCCATAGCTTCAGTGAAAGACGGTCTTCTTCCTTTGGAACAGTCACCGTAAAGTGTGAACTGGGAAACAACTAAAAGTTCCCCATCCACATCGAGGAGCGAATAGTCTAGCCTCCCTTCCTCCTTCTCAAAGATACGAAGATTTACTATTTTTTCTGCCATCCACTCGGAGTCCTCTTCGGTATCATCCCTTCCCACGCCAAGAAAGACAAGAAGACCTTTCCCTATACTCCCTTTCGGCTTTCCATTTACTTCCACGCGAGCCTCTTTGACCCTCTGAACTATGGCTTTCATTTTTCCTGTTCTTTCTCTTTTTTCGCCTGCTCGATTATTTTTTGCGCAATGTGGGGAGGAACTTCTTCATAATGCGAGAATTCCATAGTGAATGTCCCTCTTCCACCTGTCATCGACCGGAGATCCGGAGCGTACTTTAGGATCTCTGCCATCGGCACATAGGCCCTGATTATCTGGTTACTCCCCTTTCCCTCAACACCTAAGATCTTTCCCCTTCTTGAGTTTAGGTCTCCCATAACATCGCCCAAGTTTTCTTCGGGTACTATTATCTCCATCTTCATAATCGGCTCAAGAAGGACAGGATTAGCCATCTCCATGCATTTTTTAAATCCTATAGAAGCAGCTATTTTAAACGCCATCTCCGATGAGTCAACTTCGTGATAGGATCCATCGTAAAGGGTGACTTTCACGTCTGTTACTGGGTAACCCGCCAAAATCCCTTGCTGCATCGCCTCCAAGACACCCTTTTCCACTGCAGGAATGTACTGTTTTGGAATAACGCCACCAACTATCTTATCCTCAAATACGAAACCTTCTCCCCTCGGAAGAGGAGAGATCTCAAGCCATGTATCCCCGTATTGTCCTCTTCCCCCAGACTGCCTTTTGTATTTTCCCTGCGCCTTAGCAGTCCCTTTGATAGTCTCTTTGTATGGAACCTTAGGTTCTTTGAGCTCAACTTCAACCCCAAACTTTCTTTTGAGCCGTTCAACTATGACCTCTATGTGAACCTGTCCCATCCCAGAAAGGATGAACTCCTTTGTCTGTTCGTCCCTTGCGTATCTTATGGTTAGGTCTTCGTCCATAAGTTTTCCAAGTGATGCATTAAGCTTATCCTCATCCCCCTTTGTCTTGGGCCTCAACGAAAATGAGATGAGGGCCGGTGGCACTTTCACTGTATCGTATCTTATTGGAGATTTCTCATCACAGAGTGTGTCCCCTGTGCTCACATTTTTCAGCTTGGCCACAACCCCGATGTCTCCCGTTGTTGCGGAGGGTATGGGTTTCTGTTTCTTTCCTACAAGCGAAAATATTTGCCCTATCTTTTCTTTCTCGTCCTTTGTGGAGTTAAGCACACTTGTGTCAGGGTATAGTTCTCCAGAGTAGACCTTAAAAAGATTTAGCCTTCCGGCGAAAGGATCGCTTATCGTTTTGAATACATATGCGCTAAAGGGTTCATCCAATGAGATCTTCCGTTTCACCTTTTCTCCTGTCTTTAAATCGTAGCCCAAGACTTCCTTTCTGAAGGTAGGAGGGGGCATGAATTTGATTATAAAGTCAAGAAGGTGCACGATACCGATATTTTTTAATCCAGACCCACAAAGGACGGGGATTATCCTCGTTTCCCAAATTCCCTTCCTTAAGCACTCTTCAATCTTTGATGGTTCTATCTCCTCACCGTTTAGGTATTTCTCCATCGTTGCGTCATCGATTTCTACAATCGCTTCCATAAGCTTTTCCTTAAAATCCTCGTAAGTTCCTCTCAATTCTTCCGGTATCTCTTTTTCTTCAAAGTTTCCCTGGAAGTCATTGGAGTAGATATACGCTTTGGCATCGAGAAGGCTTACTATCCCCTTAAAGCTTTCCTCTCTCCCTATGGGAATCTGAACTGCTAAAAAATTAGCGTCTTCAAAACTGGCCTTTAGATTCTCTAAAGTTCTATAAAAATCTGCCCTCTCTCTATCTAGTTTGTTGACGAAGACACATACCGGGTTTGAGTTTTCTCGAGCAAAGTTCCAGACCTTTTCTGTCTGAACCTTAACCCCATCGATTCCACTGACAACTATTACAGCGGAGTCAACAACTCTCATACACAGTTTGGCGTCCCAGATAAAGTTATCGTCTCCGGGCGTATCGATCAAATTCACTTTATGTTTCTTCCAGTCAAAGAATGCCAAAGAGGAAGAGATGGTAATCTTCCTTGTAATTTCCTCCGGTTCATAATCCATTATTGACGTTCCTTCATCCACACTGCCTAGTCTCGTGTTTTCACCGGCCAAAAAGAGCATTGCCTCGGCTATGGATGTCTTTCCGTCTCCACCATGGGCAAAAAGTCCCACATTCCTTATCAGCTCAGGTTCATACCTTTTCATGCCGACTCCTTTCAAAAACTAAGATGGAAGAAAATTACGGTGAATTTTACCTGTGGTTTCCGCAAAAATCAAGAGCCGGAATAGACATAGAAAGGTCCAGAACTCGAAAGAAGGGGTGGGAACTTCTTCCATTTTAAAAAATGTACTGCATCTAGGTCGATGTAATCTAACTCTCCCTTTCCCATAGCAAAGAAAATCCCCGCTTTAAGACCGATTATGCTCTCCATCATGCACCCGATCATGAGTTTTAAATTTTGAGCTTTTGCAAGGTCATAAATCTTTTTCGACTCTGAAATTCCACTTTTTGGAATCTTTATGTTGATACCACCTTTGAATCCAATAAGCCCGATCCTATCTAAATCCTCCACTGACAACACAGATTCATCTAGGATGATTTCGAAATCTGACCTCTTTATAAGCTCTTTCAAACCGCGATAATCTTCTTTTGGTAAAGGCTGTTCTATGAACTCAATCGAAATTTCAAGTTTTTTTAGGCTCTCTGAAAAACTGTAAAAATTTTTAAGACTGTAACTTCCATTCATGTCCAGCCTTATTGAGTGCTTGTCTTTTAAAATCCTCTTTAGAGTTTTCGATATCCCTTCCAAAAAACGGAGATCCTCTGTAGGATCACCTTTTAGCTTTATCTTAAAAGAGCGAAACCCTTTTTTTGCGAAAAATGAAGCCCAGTTTTTCGAAAGGTTGATCTCAATATTGGGAATAGTAATATCTGTCTCGAGTACCCTTCGCTTACCTCCCCAGTAGGAAAATTCGGAAACACCTATTAAGGCGAGGTATGCCCGAAAAAGAGCAACTTCTAGACCTGAAAGTGCAAATATACTCTTATCCTTCCTTTTTTTGAGCTCCTCAATTAGAACCGGGTAATCTTCGATCTCATTGCCCACTAAATTGGGAATTACGGTTTTTATAAAGCCTTCTATTCTTTCTATAGATTCTGACTTATAGACAATCGATGTCGGTGACTCCCCTACCCCTTCATGTCCGTCTTCAAGGATGACTCTCACAATGAGACTTTCTGCGGCTCGAGATGCACCAGATGCGGTCTTAAATGTGAGTTTAAGAGGTATCTTCTGTCTTTTTGTCTCGATCGCCTTTATTCTCATTTTCTTTCACGAATCGTCCAAAATAAAAAGTCGTGTCCTTGAAGTGAAAAAGTTTATTATCCACTTTTTTTGGATCGACAGGTAATCCGTCTTTTACAGATAAATACCGAACTTTTCCTTCTTTGCCTGATGCCTCAACGATGAAACCATCCCCGCAGTAGATCATTACGTGATCGATTTTACCTCTTTCCTTCGATGAAACGAATATGAGATCCCCCTTTTCCAGTTCCGATCCCTTTATCTTTTTTGCTTTCATAAACTGCTCATGGGCATCTCTGGGGATGTCAATTCCAACTCCCCTAAATACGAGATTCACAAGTCCAGAACAGTCGACTCCGGTAAGGCCTATACTCTTCTCAGTCGGTAAAAAAGAAGGGCTTCTCCCTCCCCAGAGATATTTGCATCCCACAAACGTAAGAGCCAAAGTTACAGGGTCTTTAGCTTTCCGTTCATTTCGTATTTCGCAATTTAGCAGACTGATTTTACTTGGTTCCAGATATCCTTCACCTTCTTCCTCCAAAAAAAACAAGCTACCATCGGTCATATATCTCACAAAAATGCGACTTCCAAAGGGGATGTAGAAGGGTCCTGTCTTTCCCTTCACAGAAGTAAAACTCGATATCACTACGGCGTTTACACGATTCACCCCACAAGTTTTCCTCAAAGCGTTCATCTTTACCCAGCCCCTATACGGAGCCCATCTCCTTCTTTGACGGAACGATAGCTGTTCCGGCGCCTCAACGAAACACCATTCTCCTTCATTTCGGATTATGCGAACTTCTTCATTGTAAAGGAGCTGTGTTAACCTTTTTCTGTCAAAGTAATTCTGGATTTTTGGCTCGGAGGGTCTTCGTAAAAGGTCAGTAAAGGGAACACATACGTAATATCTAGGTTCCACGTTCAAATTATAGCACACTATTTTTGCAGATCCCTCATCCAACCTAATTTTTTCTTGAATTATTTACAAAATGGTGTAAATAGTTAATTACGAGAGGTTGGTACTGAGAAGTTTAGGACTTAGTTTTTTGCGCATCTAAAAAAGGAGGTGGGGGGATGGATGTCATAAGAGAGCTTGAAGATTTTGCAACGAAAAAGATAGCTTCAACAATAGTCGACCTACTCGGTACCATTTCCGATGAAAATTTCATACGTCTTACCTACCTAGCTGAGAAATTAACTAACGATAAGGAGATACTTGCGGGCATTAGAGGAATAAGGCACTACTTGCAAAACCCTGACCATGCTGCAAGAAAGCTCTTTAGAAGAGTCTTCGACTATCTGCCGGAGAGAAATAGAAGGATAATTTTCGAAACTCTCTTCCTTAGGGCATGGTTTTTGGGAAACAAGAAGAGAACCCAGTTTCAAAAGGAGTACGGCTACAGACCTCCCTTTGTAATGATCCTTTCCCCCACCCTCAATTGCAACCTAAGATGTAAGGGATGCTATACATTGGGCTACGGAACAAAGCCGGAACTTTCATACGAAGTTGTAAGTAGAGTTTTAAAGGAATGCGAAGAACTGGCTATTCATTTCATAACCATCCTTGGAGGAGAACCTCTCACATATCCACACCTTTTGCGAATGATAGAAGAACATCCCACAATCTTTTTCCAGGTTTATACAAACGGAACACTCATGACCAGAGAGATAGCCAAGCGATTTGCCGAGCTGGGTAATGTGATGGTGGTAATAAGCATTGAAGGTTACGAGGAAGAGACGGACAGATGGAGGGGAAAAGGTGTATTTAAAAAGATTATGTCCGCTTTCGAATATCTTAGGGAAGCGAGGGTCCTTATTGG
Protein-coding sequences here:
- a CDS encoding 2-oxoacid:acceptor oxidoreductase family protein, with amino-acid sequence MRYDIRISGSGGQGIVLLGIIIAEAAILEGLNVAQTQSYGPEARGGSSKSEIVISDEEIDYPKAQRLDCLLAMSQKSCDDYYMDLKPEGILIVDSTFVKQVAVQKAYRIPFTQLAKEKLKKDFVANIVALGAFSVLTEFVKPSSLKEALSRRVPKGTEKLNLEAFQIGVREGRKAKKALKPLIVSERIDEDT
- the sucC gene encoding ADP-forming succinate--CoA ligase subunit beta, which encodes MRIHEYQAKKIFEAYSIFCPQGFVVEKSNDLELAASVLGFPIVVKAQIHVGGRGKGGGIRIANTMEELKTAFDELFGKRLVTEQSEKEGKIVSKLLFERFENITRELYIAIVLDREKESPRLIAGKRGGIEVEEMVKKDPDLIASEVIDVRYGLMPYQARKLFFFLELDPSLLEPFTELCQNMYKIFVEKECTLCEINPLAINDTGKFVALDAKVILDDNALFRHPDLSELFDPTQEDSKEVEARRFGLNYVKLKGNVGCVANGAGLAMATMDLVRLSGKEPANFLDVGGGATREMIREGLRIVHSDPDVKVIFINIFGGILRCDTFAMGFRDASEIIEKPVIMRLEGTNVEDGMKILKDLKIPLIIVNDLKEALERLKSLDI
- the dtd gene encoding D-aminoacyl-tRNA deacylase: MKAIVQRVKEARVEVNGKPKGSIGKGLLVFLGVGRDDTEEDSEWMAEKIVNLRIFEKEEGRLDYSLLDVDGELLVVSQFTLYGDCSKGRRPSFTEAMDKEKAEELFNDFVERVKRRVKKVETGVFRAHMDVYLVNEGPVTLIVDSKRSKS
- a CDS encoding 2-oxoacid:acceptor oxidoreductase subunit alpha, which codes for MLKKKNRRNEILLQGNEAIAEGAIRAGCRFFAGYPITPATEIAEVLSVRLPQVGGTFIQMEDEIASIAAVIGASLCGVKAMTATSGPGFSLMQENIGFAIMAEIPCVIVNCMRAGPSTGLPTSPAQGDVMQARWGTHGDHPIIVLCPSTVKECYRLTITAFNFSERYRIPVILLVDEVVAHMRENICLDDEKIEIVNRVKPSVPPEWYIPYEDTPSGVPPMANFGEGYRYHVTGLTHDVRGFPTNRPEEVDPFIRRLFRKISQNFNDVQIGESFLTEDADLTIVAYGCVARSAKRACVEARERGMKVGLLKLNTLWPFMRTEVEKVLSRSKIVLVPEMNMGQISREVKRVNRGTSKIFTINKVDGTPITPDEILLKIKEIY
- a CDS encoding 2-oxoacid:ferredoxin oxidoreductase subunit beta, which produces MEGVTKLIHQYLRHDKKFPHVWCPGCGIGIFLGSLIRAIHECKFKKDEIVLVSGIGCTGRLPVYVDFNTLHTTHGRALAFATGIKLAKPSLKVIVIMGDGDAMAIGGNHFIHAARRNVDLKAIVVNNSIYGMTGGQHSPTTPYGARTTTSQFFHIERPFQVAELAVVSGAAFVARSTVYHVRLLDEVLKLAFLKKGFSVVEVISHCHTHYGKINKIGSAVDMLLWQKEHAVQVDRAREMKEEDLEGKFLIGVLVDRDFPVFEEEYEKIRKKAKELAQVPL
- a CDS encoding NlpC/P60 family protein, with translation MDEGSAKIVCYNLNVEPRYYVCVPFTDLLRRPSEPKIQNYFDRKRLTQLLYNEEVRIIRNEGEWCFVEAPEQLSFRQRRRWAPYRGWVKMNALRKTCGVNRVNAVVISSFTSVKGKTGPFYIPFGSRIFVRYMTDGSLFFLEEEGEGYLEPSKISLLNCEIRNERKAKDPVTLALTFVGCKYLWGGRSPSFLPTEKSIGLTGVDCSGLVNLVFRGVGIDIPRDAHEQFMKAKKIKGSELEKGDLIFVSSKERGKIDHVMIYCGDGFIVEASGKEGKVRYLSVKDGLPVDPKKVDNKLFHFKDTTFYFGRFVKENENKGDRDKKTEDTS
- a CDS encoding radical SAM protein; the protein is MDVIRELEDFATKKIASTIVDLLGTISDENFIRLTYLAEKLTNDKEILAGIRGIRHYLQNPDHAARKLFRRVFDYLPERNRRIIFETLFLRAWFLGNKKRTQFQKEYGYRPPFVMILSPTLNCNLRCKGCYTLGYGTKPELSYEVVSRVLKECEELAIHFITILGGEPLTYPHLLRMIEEHPTIFFQVYTNGTLMTREIAKRFAELGNVMVVISIEGYEEETDRWRGKGVFKKIMSAFEYLREARVLIGSSATVTSQNAEVVASEEFVDFMIECGSFLQNYFLYVPVNGRADFSLMVTPEQRNLLRKNVAYFRHTKPMFFLDFWNDGPHVEGCIAGGRRYFHVNAKGDVEPCVYTHIAYDNIMNTTLKKALNSPLFQAIRKRQPHCSNHLRPCMIIDNPKIMREIIEEVKPYFTHPGAEEIYTVKSKEMDEYAEAYRVFADKIWEEEYLKKQASCANVGGG
- the fusA gene encoding elongation factor G, giving the protein MKRYEPELIRNVGLFAHGGDGKTSIAEAMLFLAGENTRLGSVDEGTSIMDYEPEEITRKITISSSLAFFDWKKHKVNLIDTPGDDNFIWDAKLCMRVVDSAVIVVSGIDGVKVQTEKVWNFARENSNPVCVFVNKLDRERADFYRTLENLKASFEDANFLAVQIPIGREESFKGIVSLLDAKAYIYSNDFQGNFEEKEIPEELRGTYEDFKEKLMEAIVEIDDATMEKYLNGEEIEPSKIEECLRKGIWETRIIPVLCGSGLKNIGIVHLLDFIIKFMPPPTFRKEVLGYDLKTGEKVKRKISLDEPFSAYVFKTISDPFAGRLNLFKVYSGELYPDTSVLNSTKDEKEKIGQIFSLVGKKQKPIPSATTGDIGVVAKLKNVSTGDTLCDEKSPIRYDTVKVPPALISFSLRPKTKGDEDKLNASLGKLMDEDLTIRYARDEQTKEFILSGMGQVHIEVIVERLKRKFGVEVELKEPKVPYKETIKGTAKAQGKYKRQSGGRGQYGDTWLEISPLPRGEGFVFEDKIVGGVIPKQYIPAVEKGVLEAMQQGILAGYPVTDVKVTLYDGSYHEVDSSEMAFKIAASIGFKKCMEMANPVLLEPIMKMEIIVPEENLGDVMGDLNSRRGKILGVEGKGSNQIIRAYVPMAEILKYAPDLRSMTGGRGTFTMEFSHYEEVPPHIAQKIIEQAKKEKEQEK
- a CDS encoding 4Fe-4S binding protein, translating into MTKIDIYRAWCKCCGICVAFCPKGVLAKDELGYPFVEKPDECIRCRWCELRCPDFAITVLEGQEDFEKKEQTQRNSLTGK